In Streptomyces sp. NBC_00483, a single window of DNA contains:
- a CDS encoding lipid-transfer protein translates to MKSYIVGVGMTKFEKPETRDWQYWDMVKEAGTAALADAGVAYADVQQAPVGYCFQASTAGQRAAYELGLTGIPVYNVNNNCATGSTALMMARQFVEGGISDCVLALGFEKMQRGALGGGADGGDFKTSPVARHYGIMAARHGFEMSPPTAQIFGDAAREHMERYGTTEAQLAAVGAKNHRHSVNNPYAQFQDAYSVDEILAAKTIHSPLTKLQCSPTSDGAAAAVVVSERFVEERDLGDKAVEIAAQSMTTDTEESFASGSCIDVVGQPMSRDAGRQVYEASGLGIEDVDVVELHDCFSINELLTYEALGMCAEGESGKLVEAGATTYGGKWVVNPSGGLISKGHPLGATGIAQAAELTWQLRGEAGARQVEGARVGLAHNIGLGGAAVVTMLRRA, encoded by the coding sequence ATGAAGTCGTACATAGTCGGCGTCGGCATGACCAAGTTCGAGAAGCCCGAGACCCGGGACTGGCAGTACTGGGACATGGTGAAGGAGGCGGGAACGGCGGCGCTCGCGGACGCCGGTGTCGCGTACGCGGACGTCCAGCAGGCCCCCGTCGGCTACTGCTTCCAGGCCTCGACGGCAGGCCAACGGGCCGCGTACGAACTGGGGTTGACCGGCATCCCCGTCTACAACGTCAACAACAACTGCGCGACGGGTTCGACCGCGCTGATGATGGCGCGGCAGTTCGTCGAGGGCGGGATCAGCGACTGTGTGCTCGCGCTCGGCTTCGAGAAGATGCAGCGCGGCGCGCTGGGCGGAGGCGCCGACGGAGGCGACTTCAAGACGTCGCCCGTCGCCCGCCACTACGGCATCATGGCGGCCCGCCACGGCTTCGAGATGTCGCCGCCCACCGCCCAGATCTTCGGCGACGCCGCGCGCGAGCACATGGAGCGGTACGGCACGACCGAGGCGCAGTTGGCGGCGGTGGGGGCGAAGAACCACCGGCACTCCGTCAATAATCCGTACGCCCAGTTCCAGGACGCGTACTCGGTCGACGAGATCCTCGCCGCCAAGACCATCCACAGCCCGCTGACCAAGTTGCAGTGCTCGCCGACGTCGGACGGAGCGGCGGCGGCGGTCGTGGTCTCCGAACGTTTCGTTGAGGAAAGGGACTTGGGCGACAAGGCGGTCGAGATCGCGGCCCAGTCGATGACGACGGACACCGAGGAGTCCTTCGCGTCCGGGTCCTGCATCGACGTCGTCGGACAGCCCATGTCGCGGGACGCGGGCCGCCAGGTGTACGAGGCGTCGGGTCTCGGCATCGAGGACGTGGACGTCGTCGAGCTGCACGACTGCTTCTCCATCAACGAACTCCTCACGTACGAGGCGCTCGGCATGTGCGCGGAGGGCGAGTCCGGCAAGCTCGTCGAGGCGGGCGCGACGACGTACGGCGGGAAGTGGGTGGTGAACCCCTCCGGCGGCCTCATCTCCAAGGGGCACCCGCTGGGCGCGACCGGCATCGCCCAAGCGGCCGAACTGACCTGGCAGTTGAGGGGCGAGGCGGGCGCGCGGCAGGTGGAGGGTGCGCGGGTCGGGCTCGCGCACAACATCGGGCTCGGCGGCGCGGCGGTGGTGACGATGCTGCGGCGGGCGTGA
- a CDS encoding DHA2 family efflux MFS transporter permease subunit has protein sequence MAQTPPDAASAAASDDAIRSRGRAPAAPPAWLVVAVACAGQFLVVLDVSVVNVALPSMRADLGLSASRLQWVVNAYSIAFAGFMLLGGRAGDLFGRKRMFLVGLGLFTLASLAGGLAQEGWQLLAARAVQGLGAAVLAPSTLTILTSAVPEGAARARAIATWTAVGAGGGAAGGLVGGVLTEGLNWRWVLLINVPLGAVVLAAAARWIRESRAGGERRLDLPGAVLVTAGTAVLAYGIVQTEEQGWGDAATLVPLGVALLLIVAFLVVEARTRVPLMPLGLFKVRSVAVANAAMFVCGMGSFAMWFFMTLYAQNVLGYTPIEAGLALVPSSLAVVAGSKFAPRLMPRYGARNVAAVGVLVTAAGFLWQSTMSADGGYVTAIMLPGIVMMAGAGCAMTPLASLATSGAAAGDAGLVSGLVNTSRTLGGSLGLAILSTVATSRAAGSVDPVALTRGYAGAFAVGAGILVVAAVVVLAGMRGGERSGPSSPCGD, from the coding sequence ATGGCCCAGACTCCCCCCGACGCCGCTTCCGCAGCGGCCTCCGACGACGCGATACGTTCCCGTGGCCGCGCGCCCGCCGCCCCGCCCGCCTGGCTGGTGGTGGCCGTGGCCTGCGCCGGGCAGTTCCTCGTCGTCCTCGACGTGTCCGTGGTGAACGTGGCGCTGCCGTCGATGCGCGCCGACCTCGGGCTCAGCGCGAGCAGGCTGCAGTGGGTGGTGAACGCGTACTCGATCGCGTTCGCCGGCTTCATGCTCCTCGGCGGCCGGGCCGGCGACCTCTTCGGCCGCAAGCGGATGTTCCTGGTCGGGCTCGGCCTGTTCACGCTGGCGTCGCTCGCGGGCGGGCTCGCGCAGGAGGGCTGGCAGCTGCTGGCGGCGCGGGCGGTGCAGGGCCTCGGCGCGGCGGTCCTGGCTCCCTCTACGTTGACGATCCTCACGTCGGCCGTTCCGGAAGGGGCCGCGCGGGCGCGGGCCATCGCGACGTGGACCGCCGTCGGGGCGGGCGGCGGCGCGGCCGGCGGGCTCGTCGGGGGCGTCCTCACGGAGGGGCTCAACTGGCGCTGGGTGCTTCTGATCAACGTTCCGCTGGGCGCGGTCGTCCTCGCGGCGGCGGCCCGCTGGATCCGGGAGTCCCGCGCGGGCGGCGAGCGCCGGCTCGACCTGCCCGGCGCGGTGCTCGTGACGGCGGGCACGGCGGTCCTCGCGTACGGCATCGTGCAGACGGAGGAGCAGGGTTGGGGCGATGCCGCGACGCTGGTGCCGCTGGGGGTCGCGCTGCTGCTGATCGTCGCGTTCCTGGTGGTGGAGGCGCGTACGAGGGTGCCGTTGATGCCCCTCGGCCTGTTCAAGGTGCGATCGGTGGCGGTCGCGAACGCGGCGATGTTCGTGTGCGGGATGGGCTCGTTCGCCATGTGGTTCTTCATGACGTTGTACGCGCAGAACGTGCTCGGCTACACGCCGATCGAGGCGGGGCTCGCGCTGGTGCCGAGCTCGCTGGCGGTCGTCGCGGGCTCGAAGTTCGCGCCGCGCCTCATGCCGCGCTACGGCGCGCGGAACGTGGCGGCGGTGGGTGTGCTCGTGACCGCGGCCGGATTCCTGTGGCAGTCGACGATGAGCGCGGACGGCGGGTACGTCACGGCCATCATGTTGCCCGGAATCGTGATGATGGCGGGCGCCGGCTGCGCGATGACACCGCTGGCCTCGCTGGCGACGTCGGGCGCCGCGGCGGGCGACGCGGGTCTGGTCTCCGGCCTGGTCAACACGTCGCGGACGCTGGGCGGTTCGCTGGGCCTTGCGATCCTGTCGACGGTGGCGACGAGTCGCGCCGCGGGTTCGGTGGACCCTGTTGCGCTGACCCGGGGGTATGCGGGGGCGTTTGCGGTGGGGGCGGGGATTTTGGTGGTGGCTGCGGTGGTGGTGCTGGCGGGTATGCGGGGCGGGGAACGGTCGGGGCCATCAAGCCCCTGCGGCGATTGA